The genomic region ATGGCTATCTCCCCTTAATGCTGCACCGGGAAGCCGTCCGGGCCCAGATCCACTACGCCGTCGAATACCATACCCGTTGCTTTGGGCGTCCCCCGCGGGGGATCTGGTTGCCCGAATGCGGTTATAATCCGGGGGATGACGAGATTCTCCGCGATTACGGCATCCGTTACTTTTTCACCGATGCCCACGGCATCCTCCATGCTTCGCCCCGGCCCAAGTACGGAAATTTCGCCCCCGTGTACTGTCCTTCGGGCGTCGCCGCTTTCGGCCGGGATCTGGAATCTTCCAAACAAGTATGGAGTGCCAACGAGGGGTACCCCGGCGACTTCGACTACCGGGAATTTTACCGTGATATCGGTTACGACCTGGAATACGAATACATCAGACCTTATATCGACCCCAGCGGTCTGCGGATCAACACCGGGATCAAGTATTACCGGATTACCGGGCGTACCCATGACAAACAACCTTATAACCCGGACTGGGCCCGGGAAAAGGCGGCGATCCACGCGGGCAACTTCATGTTCAACCGCGAAAAACAGGTCGAATACCTGGCGTCGATTTTGGACCGGAAACCGATTATTGTCTCCCCTTACGACGCGGAACTCTTCGGGCACTGGTGGTTCGAAGGACCCCAATGGTTGGATTTCTTGATCCGGAAGATCTATTACGACCAGCAAACAATCAAGTTGGTCACCCCCTCCGATTATTTGGGGCTGTACCCGCGGAATCAGGTCAGTACCCCTTCCCTCTCCAGTTGGGGCTATAAGGGATACAACGAGGTCTGGTTGGAAGGGAGCAACGACTGGATTTACCGGCATCTCCACCAGGGAGCCAAACGCATGGTGGAGCTGGCCAACACCTTCCCGGAGGCCACCGGTCTTTTACGGCGGGCCCTGAACCAGGCCGCCCGCGAACTCCTCCTCGCCCAGAGCAGCGATTGGGCGTTCATCATGAAAACCGGCACCGTGGTGCCATATGCGGTACGGCGGACCCAGGACCACATCGGGCGTTTGATTGGTCTTTACGAGCAGATCATGGGGAACCGGATTAACGAAAAATGGCTCCAGGAACTCGAAGCCAAAGATAACATCTTTCCCGATCTGGATTACCGGATCTACTCCTCCGCCGAGAACGTCAAAAGAAAATTTGAAGATCTAGCCCTTGCCCTCTAAGAAGGAGAATCCATGATTAAAGGCTTCCTGAAAAAACTGGCCATCCTCAACCTTGCCCTGTGGGGGCGGAAAGTCTTAAACTACCACCGTTTGTCCCGGAAGAATTTACAGGATGCTCCTGAAGCCAAGCACAAAAAAACGCCCCCTCGCTAGGGCGTTTTCTTTTCAGCGATCATTTCCGAGATGCGGGTGGGAATATAAATGGATGAGATGAGAAAAGAAAAAGTTGGGAAAAAAGGTTTGGCCGCCTTAAAACGGCACTGGCGCGTTCTGCTCCAAAAGGTCTTTCTGGCGGTAACCGTCACCCTCCTGGTCATCCTTTGCCTGCCGTTGGCCCCGCCCGAGCAACCGGTAACCAGCCGGGTCCTCAGCGCCGAAGGCGAGGTCATCGCCCTGCTCTACCGGGAAAACCGGGAACTGGCCACGCTGGCGGAGATTCCATCCTTTTTGCAACAGGCCTTTTTAGCCGTGGAAGACCACCGTTTCTATCAACACAACGGGTTTAGTCCGGTCAGTTTCGGCCGCGCCCTCTATCATAATCTGTTTGTGCGGGAAGGATTACAAGGGTTCAGTACCATCACGCAACAAGTGGCGAAAAATTGCTATTTGTCGGCGGAACGGACCATCATCCGCAAGTTAAAGGAGCTTTTTTTGGCTTTACGGCTGGAACTGCATTACACAAAAGATGAGATCCTGGAGATGTATCTCAACCAGATCTACTTCGGCCACGGGGCCTTTGGGGTCAAAACCGCCGCCCTCACCTATTTTGGCCGTCCGCTCTCCGCGTTGAACCGGGCGGAACTTGCCTTGCTGGCCGGGCTGCCGAAAGGCCCCGGTCTCTACTCGCCCTATCTCAACCGGGAGGCGGCCACCCGTCGTCTGCAGACGGTCCTGGCACGGATGGCCGCGGTCGGGGCCATTTCCCCTGAAGAACAGGAGGAGATTTTACAGGAACCGCTGCGCCTGCCCGGTCTCAAGAAAACACCTCGGCAGGCTTTGTACTTCCTCGACTACGCTCTGGAAGAAACCAGCCGGATCCTCAACATTTCAAAAGAACAGATCCAAAATCTCGGCCTGACCATCGAAACCACCCTTTCTCTCCCCATGCAAAAAGCGGCGGAAGAAGCCTTACAAAACCGCCTGGCCCCACTCCAAAAGGAGCTTCAACCCCAGGGGGCATTGATTGCCGCCGACCCCGCCAGCGGGGCGATCAAAGCTTTGGTGGGCGGCACCGATTACTTTAAAACACCGTTCAACCGTAGCACCAGCGCCTTCCGCCAACCGGGTTCCACCTTTAAACCCTTTGTCTACCTGGCCGCCCTGGAAGCAGGTTATACCTTGGCTTCATCCATACCTTGCCGGACTGTCTCCTTTCCCACGACCGAGACCGAGGTCTATCAACCCCGGGATTATGGCAGCCAGCCCTATCATAACCGGGACTTGAGTTTGCGCGAAGCCTTGGCCACCTCCTGCAATATTGTAGCGGTCACCTTGCACCAACGGTTGGGAATGAAACCCACCATCAATATGGCCCGCCGGTTGGGAATCACCAGCGCCTTGCCGGAGAACCTCTCCCTCGCTTTAGGCACGTCGGAAGTGACTCCTTTTGAACTTCTCCAGGCCTATCTCCCGCTTGCCAACGGCGGGAAAGCCGTCCCCCTCCATGCCGTGCAACGGATTTACAACGCGGAGGGCAAAATGATCTGGGAACGGAAAGCCCGTCCCCGCCAGGTCATCGATGAACGGCTGGCTTTCCTGATCACCTCCGTCCTCCAGGATGTGGTCGGCCCCGGCGGGACGGCCGCCGGTGTCCGGGCGACCCTGCAACGGCCCGCCGCGGGCAAAACCGGAACCTCCCAAGGGAACCGGGATGCCTGGTTTGTCGGGTTCACCCCCGATTTGGCCGCCGTGGTTTATCTTGGCGATGACCAGAACAAGCCGCTCCCCGCCGGCGGCGGTTCCCTGGCCGCCCCTTTGTGGGCGGCTTTCATGAAGAAGGCCTTAGCGGACACGCCCGTCCGGAATTTCTCCATCCCCGAAGGGATTGTCTCCCGCCGGATCTGCCGGGAAACCGGCCTCCTGGCCTCACCGGATTGCCCAAGTTATAACGAATTTTTTCTTTACGGCTCCGAACCAACGGTGTACTGCGCCCGCCACCGCAAAATCCGGCTGCAGGTCTGTCAAAGAACCGGGCTCCTGCCCAATCCCCACTGCCAGAAG from Capillibacterium thermochitinicola harbors:
- a CDS encoding glycoside hydrolase family 57 protein, with product MEKGYLCLVLHAHLPFVRHPEHEHFLEEKWLFEAITETYIPLLKVFEKLAEDGVRYRVTMSLTPPLLSMLNDQLLQDRYLKHLDKLIELAAKEIERTRWLPEFNRMAHYYYDMFTFSRWYFAEKCQKNLVAPFRRLQDEGYLELITCGATHGYLPLMLHREAVRAQIHYAVEYHTRCFGRPPRGIWLPECGYNPGDDEILRDYGIRYFFTDAHGILHASPRPKYGNFAPVYCPSGVAAFGRDLESSKQVWSANEGYPGDFDYREFYRDIGYDLEYEYIRPYIDPSGLRINTGIKYYRITGRTHDKQPYNPDWAREKAAIHAGNFMFNREKQVEYLASILDRKPIIVSPYDAELFGHWWFEGPQWLDFLIRKIYYDQQTIKLVTPSDYLGLYPRNQVSTPSLSSWGYKGYNEVWLEGSNDWIYRHLHQGAKRMVELANTFPEATGLLRRALNQAARELLLAQSSDWAFIMKTGTVVPYAVRRTQDHIGRLIGLYEQIMGNRINEKWLQELEAKDNIFPDLDYRIYSSAENVKRKFEDLALAL
- a CDS encoding transglycosylase domain-containing protein — protein: MDEMRKEKVGKKGLAALKRHWRVLLQKVFLAVTVTLLVILCLPLAPPEQPVTSRVLSAEGEVIALLYRENRELATLAEIPSFLQQAFLAVEDHRFYQHNGFSPVSFGRALYHNLFVREGLQGFSTITQQVAKNCYLSAERTIIRKLKELFLALRLELHYTKDEILEMYLNQIYFGHGAFGVKTAALTYFGRPLSALNRAELALLAGLPKGPGLYSPYLNREAATRRLQTVLARMAAVGAISPEEQEEILQEPLRLPGLKKTPRQALYFLDYALEETSRILNISKEQIQNLGLTIETTLSLPMQKAAEEALQNRLAPLQKELQPQGALIAADPASGAIKALVGGTDYFKTPFNRSTSAFRQPGSTFKPFVYLAALEAGYTLASSIPCRTVSFPTTETEVYQPRDYGSQPYHNRDLSLREALATSCNIVAVTLHQRLGMKPTINMARRLGITSALPENLSLALGTSEVTPFELLQAYLPLANGGKAVPLHAVQRIYNAEGKMIWERKARPRQVIDERLAFLITSVLQDVVGPGGTAAGVRATLQRPAAGKTGTSQGNRDAWFVGFTPDLAAVVYLGDDQNKPLPAGGGSLAAPLWAAFMKKALADTPVRNFSIPEGIVSRRICRETGLLASPDCPSYNEFFLYGSEPTVYCARHRKIRLQVCQRTGLLPNPHCQKVEEKSFVWGAHPTATCEACQPPANLWELIFGQPFPLFRGGAQDKGGAQEE